One Chondrinema litorale genomic window, CTGTCTAAAGTAAAGTTAGAATTGAAAGTTACACCAACACCTTTACGGCTAGTACCAGTTTTAGTAGTAATAAGAATTACACCGTTAGAAGCACGAGAACCATAAAGAGCAGAAGCAGTAGCACCTTTCAATACAGAGATACTTTCGATATCGTCTGGGTTGATAGATGACATACCATCACCATTATCGTTACCACCCCACATACTTGCAGAACCAAGGTTTGAGTTATCCATTGGCACACCGTTGATAACATATAAAGGTTGGTCATTACCACCTAATGAAGAACCACCACGAATAACAACTCTAGAAGAACCAGCAGCACCAGTAGCAGGAGGTGAAACGTTAACACCAGCAACTTTACCAGAAAGTGCGCTACCTAAGTTTATAGTTCTAGACTCAGTAAATTCTTTACCAGAAACCTGAGTAACTGAATAACCTAAAGCTTTTTTCTCTTTCTCAAGACCGAAAGCTGTTACAACTACCTCTTCAAGTTGTTGCATGTCAGGTTCTAGATTTACATTAATAGTAGACTGGCTACCTACTGCAATACTTTGAGTAATAAAACCGATGTATGAGAACTGTAATACATCTTCACTGTTTGCCTGGAGGGTGAAGTTTCCATCCAGATCTGTTGTGGTACCGCGATTGCTACCTTCAACAACAATACTTACACCTGGCAAAGGTTCATTATCCTCCGCCCCGGTTACTTTTCCTGTAATGACGCTCTGTGCGAGGACAGCTTGTCCAAAAGTCACTAGAAACATCAGACTAATAAGTAAGCCTTTCTTCATATTAGAAAAATTAATTGATTAAAAAGATCAAAAACATGCACAAGTAAGGCATATTCTTTCAATTATCAAAGCAAATCGCGTAAAAAAACTGCAAAAATGTGCGCGAACACACTAAAAATATTGCACAACTCAGGCAGAAATACTCCTTTTCCGGCAAAAAACGCTTGTAATTGTTTGGTGGAATATTTTTTTTTCGTGAAATTGAAAATGAAAAACATCTTGCTTCAGTAATATAATGTTCATGCAAAAGGAGGAAAGACACCATTATATAATAGAAGAACTTCGGACTTATAATAAGGTAAAGTCAATAGATTTAAGCGAAAAGCTTAAGGTATCAGAAGATACTATTAGAAGAGATTTAAAGGAATTAGCAGATAAAGGCCAACTTAAAAAAGTACATGGTGGAGCTATGTCAAGCTCTTTTTCCTCTTTTCAATCATCACTTAATAATATATATGCTCATAGCAGTAAAGTTAAGATTGTAAAAAAAGCACTTTCACTTATAGAAGATGATCAGGTAATTATAATAGATGGAGGCACTACTAACTACGAACTTGCCAAAATCCTTCCTTTAGATTTAAAAGCCACTGTTTTTACCAATGCATTATCTGTTGCACTAGTTTTATGTAACCACCCAGACTTAGAAGTTTGTTTATTGGGAGGAAAGCTGCACAAACAGTCAAACCTTACTATTGGTTTAGATGTAATAAATTACCTTTCTGAAATACATGCAGATATTTGTTTTCTGGGTATTAGTGGATTACATACTAAAATCGGTATTACTGAAAACGATAGAGAAGAAGCAATTACCAAAAGAGCAATGATTGCCCGCAGTAATAAAGTAGTTTCCCTTTCAATCTCCGAAAAGCTTGGCAAAATACAGCCTTTTAAA contains:
- a CDS encoding DeoR/GlpR family DNA-binding transcription regulator produces the protein MQKEERHHYIIEELRTYNKVKSIDLSEKLKVSEDTIRRDLKELADKGQLKKVHGGAMSSSFSSFQSSLNNIYAHSSKVKIVKKALSLIEDDQVIIIDGGTTNYELAKILPLDLKATVFTNALSVALVLCNHPDLEVCLLGGKLHKQSNLTIGLDVINYLSEIHADICFLGISGLHTKIGITENDREEAITKRAMIARSNKVVSLSISEKLGKIQPFKVETIDHLDVLVTELDAEHPSLIPFRRSGIETL